The stretch of DNA TCTGATCTGACGGCAGCTGCGGCGTCATTTACGCTGGTCGATAACGGATATGCGGTGCTCGATGTCGCCGATATTGTGTTCTTCGATCCGGCCAGCACAGGGTGGAGCCGCGTGATGGACGGCGTGAAGCCAGAGTCGTACTACACAACGGATGACGACGCCCAGCAGTTTGCGGCGTTCATCGATCGTTGGCTCCGCGAACATCACCGCATGGCGTCGCCGAAGTATGTCCTCGGCGAGAGCTACGCTACCATTCGCGTTCCGGAAACGGCGCGGCAGTTGCTGCACCTTCCAGCGCCGATCATCCTCGACGGCGTGTTTCTCATGGGACAAGCCGCGAATCAGCTCGAGATCAACACGCGTCCCTACAACATCCTCGCCCCAGTTGTCGGCCTGCCCTCCGTGGCTGCCACCGCGTGGTACCACAATAAAGTGGATCGCAAAGGGCGCACGGTGTATCAGGTGATGGCCGAGGCCGCGCAGTTTGCGAACGGCGAGTATCTGACCGCGCTCTTTAAGGGCAATGCGGCCCTATCCGAGCGGGAGCGGTCGCGGATCGCGGAACGGCTCGAATCATTCACCGCGATTCCTGCCTCGTACTTCCTGGCGAACAATCTGCGCATCACGCGGCCAACGTTTCAAAATGAGTTGCTCAAGCAACAAGGGCTCAAACTCGGCTCCGATGACGCGCGATACGTGGGACCGGTGAAGGGGCCGGAGCCGGATGCGGTGCTCGCATCGGCAGCCTACGCAGCAATGTTGCGCTATTTTCGGGACGAGCTGAAAGTTGACCGCCCCGATGAGTATCGGCGTCGTCAGTTTCCGGCCGAAGTGTCCGATCGCAATGGGTGGGCGTATGCACCCGCGGGATCGCCCTTCTCGGATTTTCCGTACACCGCCTCGATTACCGAAGTCATGAACGCGAATCCAAACTTCCGCGTGGTGGTGGGTTCCGGGATCTACGATATGAAGACGACCACCGGCGCCGCCGAATACCTGATCGCGCAATCCGGGTGGCCCGCGACTCGCGTTCGCATCTCGTACTATGAGGGCGGTCATATGGCCTACACCAACGAAAGCGCCCTCAAAGTTTTCGCGGCCGACGTGCGAGCATTGGTGACGGGAAAATAAGGTGCCAGCGAGAATCTCCACGGCGTTGGCGTACACACTCGCGCGGAAAGCGCTCTCATGACACCACCCGAAACATCCGTTCTGTCCGACGAGGCCCGTCGTTTGCGCCGCGACTTTCCGTACGTCGACGAATGCGTCTATCTCAACACGGCGTCCGCGGGGCTCTCGTGGCAGGGGCAAGGAACCGCCGCCGCGGCGTTTTATGATATGGCGAAGTCACGCGGCATGAACGGCATGCCCGTCTGGCAGACCTCCGCAGCGGCCGTGCGCGAGCGTCTCGCTCGGCATCTTTCGGTGCAACCCGATGAGATCCGTTTTGCCGGCAGCACCACTGAGGCGCTGAATCTGGTTGTCGGTGCGGTGCGCTGGCTGCCGGGCGACGAAGTGGTCTGGACGGCGGATGAATTTCCTTCCGTGGCGCTCGCATGCGAAAGCGCAGGCCGCGCGGGCGCGACGCTCTGTCCCGTTGTCGTCCACTCCGAGGAAGAACGCCTAGCGGCCATCTTGGATGCGCTCACGCCAGCGACGCGTGTCGTCGCGGTATCGCACGTGCATTGGGTGACAGGCACGCGCCTCGATCTCGTGCGTCTTTCAGCGGCGTGCCATGCCGTAGGCGCCATGCTGGTGGTGGACGGCATTCAGGCGCTTGGGGCTGTTCCCGTCGATCTTGGCGAAACGGACGTGTACTGCGCGTCGGTATTTAAATGGCTGCTGTCAGGTTTCGGTCTCGCCGTGCTCGTCGTGCGCGATCGCGTGCGCGCGGAGCTGACGCCCGGTATTCGCGGGTACAATAACGAATCACCGTCGAGCGATCTCCACTACAGTCACGTGAACTATCCGGGTCTCTACGCGCTCGCTGCGTGTTTGTCGTATCTCGAAACCGTCGTCGGCTGGGAAACCGTGCATCGGCGCGTACGGACATTGACTGGGGAACTTGCCGTCGATTTATCGAATCGCGGATTTCGCGTGATCACACCGCTGGACGCACGGGCCGGCATCGTCAGCTTCGCGCTCCCAGGGGCGGATCCAGTTGTAGGGCGCGACCGCCTTGCCAAAGAAGGCATCTATGTAGAGGCGCGCGGTGGACTGATGCGTGTGTCGCCTCACTTCTACAACACGAGTAACGAACTCACCCGGTTCATCGACGCCGTCACGCGGCTCTGACCGCGCTCGTCGTGTTGAACGTGATCAAAAGGAGCATCGTCGCATGATTCAGACGTTCCAGAGACTCGCGCGTCGCTCGGTACGCGTAGGGCTTGCGGCTCTTGCCGCGACATCAGTGAGCGGTGCGCAGGACAACGCCGTTGTGACAACGCATCATCAGGTGAAAGTGGGAGGGCGCACCATCGCCTATACCACGCGCGCGGGGCGGCTCCCGATTATCGACAACGACGCGGGCGATGTGCACGCCAACATCTTCTTTGTCGCGTACACGGTTGATCGTGTCGCTGGGCAGCCCGCGAGGCCGCTCACCTTTGCGTGGAACGGCGGCCCTGGTTCAAATGCCGGGCTCGTCCACTTGCTCGGCTTCGGGCCGCGTCGCATTCGCCGAGTGGGCGATGCGTCTCGCCCTGAGCAGCAAACGTCGGTCGTCGAGGATAATCCGGGCACCTGGATCGATCAAACTGACCTCGTGTTTGTGGATCCCGTTGGCACGGGGTATAGCCGTCCAACCAAGCCAGAGTACGCTGCCGAGTTTTATCAAACACGCGGCGACAATGAGTCGATCGCCGAGTTCATTCGCACGTATCGCAATCGCTTCGATGCGTGGGATTCGCCGCTCTTCCTCGCCGGAGAATCCTACGGGGTGACGCGCGCGGCGGGCGTGTCGGAAGCACTCACGCGGCGTGGCGTCAAGCTGAAGGGCATTACCCTGATCTCGCTCGCGCTGCCGCTCGGACCGCTGCCTGCGACGATGGCGACCGCGCTCTCTCTGCCGACGCTGACAGCGGCAGCGTTTTATCACAAGAAGCTCGCGCCGGATTTGATGGGCAATCTCGAAAATACGCTGCGGCTGGCAGGCACCTTCGCCGAGCAGGAGTACGCGCCAGCGCTCGCGCGTCGCGACAGCCTGACCGCATCGCAGCGCTCCGCACTCCTCGCGCAGCTGTCGCGCTTTACCGGTCTTGACGCCCGAACGTTTGACGTGCCAGCGCTCGGCATTGGTATGTCGCAGATCGACGACCAACTGTTGCGGCGAGAAGGCCGCTACGTAGGACGATACGACACGCGACTGACCTCCGTGCTCGATACCACACCTCGACCGTACGATCCCAAAGAGGATCCGAGTCTCAGTAACTTGCTGAGCGACGTGGCAGTCATTCGGTACCTGCGGAACGAGCTGGGATATAAGAGCGATTTGTTGTATCAGGGGCCGTGGGGCGGGGGATACCCTGCGCCGACCACGTTTCGTGGTGACTGGATGTCGATGCGATGGGGCGCCCGTCGAGAGTCCGCAGCCGGAGGGCGAGGGGGCGCCGATTCAACCGCCAGCCGCCCAGGCTCCGGCAGAGGCGCCACGCCGTCCACCACAACGGTTGAGCCACTGCGAGCCGCGCTCCTCGCCGATCATGATCTCCGCGTGCTCTCCGTATGCGGCTACTACGACTTGATGTGCGCCTACGCAGCCAATGATTGGGTGGTGAACCACCTGGATGCATCGATTCGTGATCGTGTGGTGACCCGCGTGTATGCGGGTGGACATGCTATCTATACAGACCCCGCAGCACAGGCCGCACTCAAGCGCGATGTCGGGAAGTTGCTGCAGGGGACGTTGTCGCGCGGAGTGCAGCCGTAGGCAGCCTCCGACGGCGCGGGCGCCGAGCCCGTGCGGTGGACAACAGAACGCACCGAGTCTCCGTTTCTCGTTGAGGAGTATCGCTCGCATGAGCCAGCACCCGCAGTACCGCCGCATCGCCCCGTTGGCGCTCCTCGCGCTACTCGCGCTACTCTCCGCCTCCGCGCCAGCCCAGCGGCGCCCGCGCACGACCGGCGCCGTCGTCGGTACCGTGGAGCACGTCTGGAAACCGGTGCGCGA from Gemmatimonadota bacterium encodes:
- a CDS encoding peptidase S10 yields the protein MSVRSSNGSLCGRRTMCSAIVSVLLVTAAANRSLYAQGTPVVAAPVHAPVVTHREGVFNGKKVAYTATVQETVVPNAAGAPGARIVSTAYTADGSSAPARPVLFVCNGGPIGPSNPLHMLAMGPRRLAIPSDLTAAAASFTLVDNGYAVLDVADIVFFDPASTGWSRVMDGVKPESYYTTDDDAQQFAAFIDRWLREHHRMASPKYVLGESYATIRVPETARQLLHLPAPIILDGVFLMGQAANQLEINTRPYNILAPVVGLPSVAATAWYHNKVDRKGRTVYQVMAEAAQFANGEYLTALFKGNAALSERERSRIAERLESFTAIPASYFLANNLRITRPTFQNELLKQQGLKLGSDDARYVGPVKGPEPDAVLASAAYAAMLRYFRDELKVDRPDEYRRRQFPAEVSDRNGWAYAPAGSPFSDFPYTASITEVMNANPNFRVVVGSGIYDMKTTTGAAEYLIAQSGWPATRVRISYYEGGHMAYTNESALKVFAADVRALVTGK
- a CDS encoding aminotransferase class V-fold PLP-dependent enzyme; this translates as MTPPETSVLSDEARRLRRDFPYVDECVYLNTASAGLSWQGQGTAAAAFYDMAKSRGMNGMPVWQTSAAAVRERLARHLSVQPDEIRFAGSTTEALNLVVGAVRWLPGDEVVWTADEFPSVALACESAGRAGATLCPVVVHSEEERLAAILDALTPATRVVAVSHVHWVTGTRLDLVRLSAACHAVGAMLVVDGIQALGAVPVDLGETDVYCASVFKWLLSGFGLAVLVVRDRVRAELTPGIRGYNNESPSSDLHYSHVNYPGLYALAACLSYLETVVGWETVHRRVRTLTGELAVDLSNRGFRVITPLDARAGIVSFALPGADPVVGRDRLAKEGIYVEARGGLMRVSPHFYNTSNELTRFIDAVTRL